One genomic segment of Hymenobacter psoromatis includes these proteins:
- a CDS encoding efflux RND transporter periplasmic adaptor subunit yields the protein MRFFSAAPLFIASTALALLAGCHAKPDDAKGGKGGKKDNGPALVDVLVARPTAITDSIEANGAVVANDYVELHPEVSGRLTFLHVPEGHRVPKGTIIARINDADLQANLQKTNALLQVSRLSQDRLEKLLKVQGVNQADYDLAVSQVRSNQADAAYTQAMLAKTVIRAPFTGIMGLRQVSPGAYVTPATIIATLQADTKLKVDFTLPEANGGLIHPGSVVTVQLAGNPPRRYPATVIAQESQVNQTTRNKTVRAQLPAGALASPGAFARVSVPTGAASRRVLLPTNAIMPGDKSDQVVVVQHGKATMRDVRTGDRQQDQIAIVSGLVAGDSVVTNGVLFTQPGKPVKVRQAKSAD from the coding sequence ATGCGTTTTTTTTCTGCGGCCCCGCTCTTCATCGCCAGCACCGCGCTGGCCCTGCTGGCCGGCTGCCATGCCAAACCCGACGACGCCAAAGGCGGCAAGGGCGGCAAAAAGGATAACGGCCCCGCCCTGGTCGATGTGCTGGTGGCCCGGCCCACGGCCATAACTGATTCTATCGAGGCCAACGGCGCGGTAGTGGCCAACGACTACGTGGAGCTGCACCCCGAGGTGAGCGGCCGGCTCACCTTCCTCCACGTACCCGAGGGCCACCGCGTGCCCAAGGGAACCATCATTGCCCGCATCAACGACGCCGACTTGCAGGCTAATCTGCAAAAAACCAACGCCTTGCTACAGGTATCGCGCCTTTCGCAAGACCGCCTCGAAAAGCTACTGAAGGTGCAGGGCGTGAACCAGGCCGACTACGACCTGGCCGTGAGCCAGGTGCGCAGCAACCAGGCCGATGCCGCCTACACCCAGGCTATGCTGGCCAAAACCGTCATTCGGGCGCCCTTCACCGGCATTATGGGCCTGCGCCAGGTGAGCCCCGGTGCCTACGTCACGCCCGCTACCATCATCGCTACCCTCCAGGCCGACACCAAGCTCAAGGTCGATTTTACGCTGCCCGAAGCTAACGGCGGCCTGATACACCCCGGCTCGGTGGTGACGGTGCAGCTCGCCGGCAACCCGCCGCGCCGCTACCCGGCCACGGTTATCGCGCAGGAAAGCCAGGTCAACCAAACCACCCGCAACAAGACCGTGCGCGCCCAGCTGCCGGCCGGCGCTCTGGCCAGCCCCGGCGCTTTTGCTCGCGTGAGCGTGCCCACGGGCGCGGCCAGCCGCCGCGTGCTGCTGCCCACCAACGCCATCATGCCCGGTGATAAGTCGGACCAAGTAGTGGTGGTTCAACACGGCAAGGCCACGATGCGCGACGTGCGCACCGGCGACCGCCAGCAGGACCAGATTGCCATCGTGAGCGGCCTCGTGGCCGGCGACTCGGTGGTAACCAACGGCGTTTTATTCACCCAGCCGGGCAAGCCGGTGAAGGTGCGGCAGGCGAAATCCGCGGATTAA
- a CDS encoding zinc-dependent peptidase, which yields MSLPLALTLLTMLVLLAVFYRYLTADGRRARAALATPFPPAWRTLLTENVAFYDGLDAAGHTRFEQAMQLFLARTRLTGIQTEVDDLTRVLTAASAVIPVFGFPYWEYPTLHEVLIVPDAWQLETKSEQEVQPLQGTLLGSVQRFQTSQYMRLSRAALVQGFADAEDRHNVGVHEFAHLVDEADGQIDGIPAAGLPPALRPVWAEVMQRELAAIRAGHSEIDAYAGTNEAEFFAVVNEYFFERPEKLKEYHPELFDLLSQALHQHPEQTYAPRPGRLDPRQWLRQLRAKKQTLGRNSPCPCGSGKKYKDCHLAQAA from the coding sequence ATGTCTCTCCCCCTCGCGCTGACGTTGCTCACGATGTTGGTCTTGCTGGCGGTTTTCTACCGCTACCTCACCGCCGATGGCCGCCGCGCCCGCGCCGCGCTCGCTACCCCCTTCCCGCCCGCCTGGCGCACGCTATTAACCGAAAACGTGGCCTTTTACGATGGCCTCGATGCGGCCGGGCACACGCGCTTCGAGCAGGCTATGCAGCTATTTCTGGCCCGCACGCGCCTCACCGGCATCCAGACCGAAGTAGATGACCTCACGCGGGTACTCACGGCGGCCTCGGCCGTCATTCCGGTGTTTGGCTTTCCTTATTGGGAGTACCCTACCCTGCACGAAGTGCTGATAGTGCCCGATGCCTGGCAGCTCGAAACCAAGTCCGAGCAGGAGGTGCAGCCGCTGCAAGGCACGCTGCTGGGCTCGGTGCAGCGCTTCCAGACCTCGCAGTACATGCGCCTGAGCCGCGCCGCGCTGGTGCAAGGCTTCGCTGATGCCGAGGACCGGCACAACGTAGGCGTGCACGAGTTTGCGCACCTCGTGGACGAGGCCGATGGGCAGATTGACGGTATTCCGGCCGCCGGCCTACCCCCCGCTCTGCGCCCGGTCTGGGCCGAGGTAATGCAACGCGAGCTGGCCGCCATCCGGGCCGGCCACTCCGAGATTGATGCCTACGCGGGCACCAACGAGGCCGAGTTTTTTGCCGTGGTGAACGAGTATTTTTTTGAGCGCCCCGAAAAGTTAAAAGAATACCACCCCGAGTTGTTCGACCTACTCAGCCAGGCCCTGCACCAACACCCCGAGCAAACCTACGCCCCCCGCCCCGGCCGCCTCGACCCGCGCCAGTGGCTGCGCCAGCTGCGCGCCAAGAAGCAGACGCTGGGCCGCAACTCGCCCTGCCCCTGCGGGAGTGGCAAAAAGTACAAGGACTGCCACTTAGCGCAGGCGGCGTAG
- a CDS encoding MGMT family protein yields MKKPAALPPPTPPAARNYFADVHEVVRLVPPGRITSYGAIAHYLGARHGSRAVGYALMASNLDAATHQKEAPVPAHRVVNRLGQLTGRHHFPTPSAMQERLEAEGVRVEEDVVVEFKQLYWDPSVELG; encoded by the coding sequence ATGAAGAAGCCCGCCGCCCTGCCGCCCCCTACCCCCCCCGCCGCGCGCAACTACTTTGCCGACGTGCACGAGGTAGTGCGCCTGGTGCCGCCGGGCCGCATCACCAGCTATGGGGCCATCGCGCATTACCTGGGCGCCCGGCACGGCTCGCGGGCCGTGGGCTACGCCCTCATGGCTTCTAACCTCGACGCTGCTACCCACCAAAAAGAAGCGCCCGTGCCCGCCCACCGGGTCGTTAACCGGCTGGGGCAGCTCACGGGGCGGCACCATTTCCCTACCCCCTCCGCCATGCAGGAACGCCTCGAAGCCGAAGGCGTGCGCGTGGAAGAGGACGTGGTGGTGGAATTCAAGCAGTTGTACTGGGACCCGAGCGTGGAGCTGGGGTAA